One segment of Natronobacterium texcoconense DNA contains the following:
- a CDS encoding type II toxin-antitoxin system VapC family toxin gives MSVLIDTGVFVAAQNERDEHHGAATRALTAAFDGEFGALYTTDYVYDEAVTLARMRTESHREARLIGDRIAGRGSFPDGIELLFITSDRFEKMIETFERYDDHELSFTDASLITLVENEGIDAVLSFDDDFDGVVDRIDPRTVSS, from the coding sequence ATGAGCGTCCTCATCGATACGGGTGTCTTTGTTGCGGCACAGAACGAACGTGACGAACATCACGGTGCAGCGACTCGAGCGCTAACTGCCGCGTTCGACGGCGAATTCGGAGCACTGTACACGACTGATTACGTGTACGACGAAGCCGTAACGCTCGCACGGATGCGAACCGAGAGCCATCGCGAAGCCCGTCTCATCGGGGACCGTATCGCAGGTCGTGGTTCGTTTCCGGACGGAATCGAACTACTATTCATCACCAGTGACCGATTCGAAAAAATGATCGAGACGTTCGAACGGTACGACGATCACGAACTGAGTTTTACGGATGCGAGTCTCATCACACTCGTCGAGAACGAGGGGATAGACGCAGTCCTCAGTTTCGACGACGACTTCGATGGAGTCGTCGATCGAATCGATCCGAGAACCGTTTCGTCGTAA
- a CDS encoding ArsR/SmtB family transcription factor, translating to MDLAGRLVQRLRDEPDDPTVVGLEGEDADQLFDALGSETSRAVLQACYEEGRTRSELAEELETSVQNVGYHVDKLESADLLEAVETRYGENGREVTVYEPSKRAVVVAAGEPGLVDRLAEAVDRLFAPIVLAGLFAMVVAVVDRGPERIGMLGDDAARTEVMAATSGTAAAVATFLVGVLVVLAADRVGVFDRLADDRRTGRVRLLLGRSSESTRRYAVSILVGGLVTFLALDLVAAGTGHRLSLAAWLLVQLVIPLGVVAAGVIAYANDGLAVSWAAASAPFVGIWGYLVAGEFTRGGIDPILFALGPVAVAIVAAPLGSIAYLVGRTVASWRGIGEPLSRRTIALLVAHPLFVVVIVAGWLRLVG from the coding sequence ATGGATCTCGCCGGCCGACTCGTGCAGCGTCTCCGCGACGAACCCGACGACCCGACCGTCGTCGGATTAGAGGGCGAGGATGCAGACCAGTTGTTCGACGCGCTCGGCTCCGAGACCTCTCGCGCCGTTCTCCAGGCCTGCTACGAGGAGGGCCGAACTCGATCGGAACTGGCCGAGGAACTCGAGACGAGCGTCCAGAACGTCGGCTACCACGTCGACAAACTCGAGTCCGCGGACCTGCTCGAGGCGGTCGAGACCCGATACGGCGAGAACGGCCGGGAGGTGACTGTCTACGAGCCGTCGAAGCGTGCGGTCGTGGTCGCGGCGGGAGAACCCGGTCTGGTGGATCGGCTGGCGGAGGCTGTCGATCGGCTGTTTGCGCCGATCGTGCTCGCAGGGCTGTTCGCGATGGTCGTCGCCGTCGTCGATCGCGGTCCCGAACGGATCGGGATGCTCGGCGACGACGCCGCGCGGACCGAAGTGATGGCGGCGACCTCTGGAACGGCAGCCGCGGTCGCGACTTTCCTCGTCGGCGTGCTCGTCGTCTTGGCAGCCGATCGCGTCGGCGTCTTCGACCGGCTCGCCGACGACCGCCGTACCGGGCGGGTACGGCTGCTCCTCGGTCGCAGTAGTGAATCGACGCGCCGGTACGCCGTCTCGATCCTCGTCGGTGGTCTCGTGACCTTCCTCGCGCTCGACCTCGTGGCCGCCGGGACGGGTCACAGACTGTCGCTCGCGGCCTGGCTGCTCGTGCAACTGGTGATCCCGCTCGGCGTCGTCGCTGCTGGCGTGATTGCCTACGCGAACGATGGGCTGGCCGTGAGCTGGGCGGCCGCGAGCGCTCCGTTCGTCGGCATCTGGGGCTACCTCGTCGCGGGCGAGTTCACCCGCGGCGGGATCGATCCGATCCTGTTCGCCCTTGGCCCTGTCGCCGTCGCCATCGTCGCCGCGCCGCTCGGCTCGATCGCGTATCTCGTCGGGCGCACCGTTGCTTCGTGGCGAGGGATTGGAGAACCGCTCTCGAGGCGAACTATCGCACTGCTCGTGGCACATCCGCTGTTTGTGGTCGTGATCGTCGCGGGCTGGCTTCGGCTGGTGGGGTGA